From the Bacillus tuaregi genome, one window contains:
- a CDS encoding YkvI family membrane protein: MKTNWGAAVQIAAVYVGTVVGAGFATGREIVEFFSRFGFIGFIGMLMSGYILIFLGSKLMIISARINAVSYEEFNEYLFGKTLAKVINLLLLLMLLGVTAVMLSGAGAVFDEQLGLPKWLGVVITIGLSIIVMIVGIKGLFAVNTFVVPLMILFSFILMVFSLRTPNFLEQLLYIPYVKDGWSAVASPFLYTALNLALAQAVLVPVANEVKDERTIKWGGILGGAALTAILIASHFTLIMLPNFSSYEIPMAIIMKNLIPGLHWIFVLIIYGEIFTSVIGNVFGLEKQLMHYLPFPKLVIVSGIFIVAYLLSLIEYSRLLSYLYPLFGYVSLLFIILLWMKPEHEDTKK; encoded by the coding sequence TTGAAAACAAATTGGGGAGCCGCTGTCCAGATTGCCGCTGTTTATGTAGGAACAGTGGTAGGAGCCGGCTTTGCAACAGGAAGAGAAATTGTTGAGTTTTTCTCTAGATTTGGTTTTATAGGCTTTATCGGAATGTTAATGTCAGGTTATATTCTCATCTTTTTAGGTTCTAAGTTAATGATCATTTCTGCTCGAATTAACGCGGTGTCCTATGAAGAATTTAATGAATATTTGTTTGGAAAAACGTTAGCAAAGGTTATTAATTTATTACTATTACTTATGCTGTTAGGGGTAACGGCCGTGATGCTCTCAGGTGCGGGTGCGGTTTTTGATGAACAGCTTGGTTTACCCAAATGGCTTGGCGTCGTGATAACGATTGGCTTATCCATTATAGTCATGATAGTAGGAATTAAAGGCTTGTTTGCTGTTAATACCTTTGTTGTCCCTTTGATGATCTTATTTAGTTTCATATTAATGGTATTTTCTTTACGTACGCCAAACTTTTTGGAGCAATTATTATATATTCCATATGTAAAGGATGGCTGGTCAGCGGTAGCTTCTCCCTTTTTATATACAGCTTTAAACCTAGCGCTGGCACAAGCAGTGCTAGTCCCTGTAGCTAATGAAGTAAAGGATGAACGAACGATAAAATGGGGAGGAATCCTAGGTGGTGCAGCGTTAACCGCAATCCTTATTGCGAGTCACTTTACATTGATTATGCTTCCGAATTTTTCTTCCTATGAAATTCCAATGGCCATTATTATGAAAAATCTAATTCCGGGGCTTCATTGGATTTTTGTCCTAATCATATATGGTGAAATATTTACATCTGTAATTGGGAATGTTTTTGGATTAGAAAAACAATTAATGCATTATTTACCGTTTCCTAAGCTGGTCATTGTCTCGGGGATTTTTATTGTCGCCTATTTATTAAGTCTCATAGAGTACAGCCGTTTACTATCTTATTTATATCCATTATTTGGTTATGTCAGCTTATTGTTTATCATTTTATTATGGATGAAACCTGAACATGAGGACACCAAAAAATGA
- a CDS encoding ATP-dependent Clp protease ATP-binding subunit has translation MLCQNCHERMANINMRLVWNGKEKQLHLCQTCYEAQKQKLTAFGPINGFNGFNDMPIEELFQNLKQNSVQNDQAFHANHSHHHSGGFLDQFGRHLNQMAKAGLIDPVIGRDEEIARVIEILNRRNKNNPVLIGEPGVGKTAIAEGLALKIEAGIVPAKLKNKQVYLLDVASLVANTGIRGQFEERMKQLISELQKRKNIILFIDEIHLLVGAGSAEGSMDAGNILKPALARGELQVVGATTLKEYRQIEKDAALERRFQPVQVAEPSLEAALKILTGLQSKYEAFHHVTYTKEALHACVNLSHRYIQDRFLPDKAIDLLDEAGSKMNLTSSYASTEEIEKRLKEIVQEKEAVLKAEEYEKAAKLREEEKQLELALNTSGEQERPIVDVQHIQEIIEKKTGIPIGKLHADEQIRMKEFQKNLASKVIGQEEAVDKVSKAIRRSRAGLKSKHRPIGSFLFVGPTGVGKTELSKTLAEELFGTKDAMIRLDMSEYMEKHSVAKIIGSPPGYVGHEEAGQLTEKVRRNPYCIILLDEIEKAHPDVLHMFLQILEDGRLTDSQGRTVSFKESVIIMTSNAGVGDRRIEVGFEKNSIEKESNILHSLGNYFKPEFLNRFDSIIEFKSLEKVHLLKIIELMLAELNETLKEQQYTLTVTREVKEKLVELGYNKTFGARPLRRVIQEKLEDNIADYIFENGQASSLIAVLDNDQIMIKEQ, from the coding sequence ATGCTTTGTCAAAATTGTCACGAGCGGATGGCTAATATCAATATGAGACTTGTCTGGAACGGGAAGGAAAAGCAATTGCATCTCTGTCAGACCTGCTATGAAGCGCAAAAACAAAAGTTAACGGCCTTCGGACCTATCAATGGATTTAACGGATTTAATGACATGCCAATAGAAGAACTATTCCAAAATCTAAAACAGAATTCAGTTCAAAATGATCAAGCCTTCCATGCTAATCACAGTCATCATCATTCAGGCGGCTTTCTTGACCAATTTGGTCGTCATTTAAATCAAATGGCGAAGGCCGGGTTAATTGACCCTGTAATTGGACGTGATGAAGAAATTGCCCGAGTGATTGAAATCTTAAATCGTCGCAATAAAAATAACCCAGTACTCATTGGCGAGCCAGGAGTAGGTAAAACAGCTATTGCTGAGGGTCTTGCCTTAAAGATTGAAGCTGGCATTGTTCCTGCTAAATTAAAGAACAAACAGGTCTATCTATTAGACGTGGCTTCATTAGTAGCTAATACTGGTATTCGTGGTCAATTTGAAGAAAGAATGAAGCAATTAATTAGCGAACTACAAAAACGGAAAAACATTATTTTATTTATTGATGAAATTCATTTACTTGTAGGAGCAGGTTCTGCAGAAGGCTCAATGGATGCTGGAAATATTTTAAAACCAGCTTTAGCACGTGGAGAGCTGCAGGTAGTTGGCGCAACCACCCTTAAAGAATATCGTCAAATTGAAAAAGATGCTGCGCTTGAACGCAGATTTCAGCCTGTTCAAGTTGCTGAACCAAGCTTAGAAGCAGCATTAAAAATTCTCACTGGCCTACAGTCTAAATATGAAGCTTTTCATCATGTAACCTATACAAAGGAAGCACTTCATGCTTGTGTTAACCTATCACATCGCTATATACAGGATCGGTTCCTACCAGATAAAGCGATTGACCTCCTAGACGAAGCAGGCTCAAAAATGAATCTGACTTCAAGCTACGCATCAACAGAGGAGATTGAAAAACGGCTAAAGGAAATTGTTCAAGAAAAAGAGGCTGTATTGAAAGCAGAGGAATATGAAAAAGCTGCCAAGCTTCGTGAGGAAGAAAAACAATTGGAGTTAGCTTTAAACACATCAGGAGAACAAGAGCGCCCAATTGTAGATGTACAGCATATACAAGAAATTATCGAAAAGAAAACAGGAATCCCCATTGGGAAATTACATGCTGATGAGCAGATTAGAATGAAGGAATTTCAGAAAAACTTAGCATCTAAGGTTATTGGTCAAGAGGAAGCAGTTGATAAGGTATCAAAAGCCATCAGACGCAGCCGGGCAGGGCTAAAATCAAAGCACCGTCCAATTGGCTCTTTCCTATTTGTTGGCCCGACTGGTGTCGGTAAAACCGAACTGTCTAAAACATTGGCGGAGGAATTGTTTGGAACAAAGGACGCGATGATTAGACTTGATATGAGCGAATACATGGAAAAACACAGTGTTGCCAAAATTATCGGTTCTCCTCCTGGCTATGTGGGTCATGAGGAAGCAGGACAGCTCACTGAAAAGGTGCGCCGTAATCCTTACTGTATTATTCTGTTAGACGAAATTGAAAAGGCACATCCTGATGTACTTCATATGTTCCTCCAAATTCTTGAAGATGGCCGTTTAACAGACAGCCAAGGTAGAACTGTCAGCTTCAAGGAATCTGTCATTATTATGACAAGTAATGCCGGTGTCGGTGACAGAAGAATTGAGGTCGGCTTCGAAAAGAATAGTATCGAAAAAGAGTCCAATATCCTGCATTCACTTGGAAACTATTTCAAACCAGAATTTTTAAACCGTTTTGACAGTATCATTGAATTCAAATCATTGGAAAAAGTACATCTTCTAAAAATTATTGAGCTGATGCTTGCCGAATTAAATGAAACCTTAAAGGAACAGCAATATACCTTAACCGTAACAAGGGAAGTAAAAGAGAAACTTGTTGAACTTGGCTATAATAAGACCTTTGGTGCTCGACCTTTAAGACGTGTCATTCAAGAAAAGTTAGAAGATAATATTGCTGACTATATCTTTGAAAACGGTCAAGCATCCTCACTAATCGCCGTTCTAGACAATGATCAAATTATGATTAAAGAACAATAA
- a CDS encoding MarR family winged helix-turn-helix transcriptional regulator, which yields MGIENDQSLKLFIVLSRAYRAVNEQVNKRIQRYGLNPTEFAVLELLYHKGDQPLQQIGGKILLASGSMTYVIDKLEKKGYITRIACAEDRRVTFAQITESGKKLIEQVFPSHRNEIERIMSVLSSEEQETAIDLMKKIGLSLKEY from the coding sequence ATGGGGATTGAAAACGATCAATCATTAAAGCTATTTATAGTTCTATCACGCGCATATCGAGCAGTAAATGAACAAGTAAACAAAAGAATTCAACGTTATGGGTTAAACCCTACTGAATTTGCTGTCTTAGAATTGTTATATCATAAAGGAGACCAGCCATTACAGCAAATTGGCGGAAAGATATTATTGGCAAGCGGAAGCATGACATACGTTATCGATAAACTTGAAAAAAAAGGCTATATTACCCGAATTGCCTGTGCAGAGGATAGACGGGTTACATTTGCCCAAATTACAGAAAGCGGAAAAAAACTGATCGAGCAGGTATTTCCTTCACATAGAAATGAAATAGAAAGAATAATGTCCGTTCTATCTAGTGAAGAGCAAGAGACAGCGATAGATTTAATGAAAAAAATTGGACTTTCTTTAAAAGAGTATTAA
- a CDS encoding PAS domain-containing sensor histidine kinase — protein sequence MKNRSIVTLLYIMIVMLPVLSMSFFYSKELKQKDEAERIDHAKWVANIHEEHWNTLISESVTIMDMLSVTAASIQEYPNQLDAILYKANQSDPRYGGIYLLDAMGNVIAGNTLLLSEQNLAAQPYIQEVIASKDTIISDQNEILTNGQNVVGIAKPVLSDNQKLLFIIVAYLKVGYIQNVTEMLTPEDQFFITNSDNKKIMRVIGNESISMTDKYYSLPIERIPWEIHVVIQEANKQLLRWKMINFALMILVICHIVYLLTYYLLKRRQVIKQKKENDLHKLELVGTFAASIAHEIRNPLTGIKGLVQLLSEKYTSEKDLTYFSVINQEINRINEIVSEFLVLGKPSVIKTESTKINEILTELVPLIDYEAKRYHHECKFLIPDNPIFVHCSKDQMKQVLLNICKNAIESMQTRGQLTINLQLKNNACQLLISDTGMGISAKEMKKIFKPFYTSKETGTGLGLVVCKRIIDSFGGEITFDSKVNKGTTVTISLPVSEATPD from the coding sequence ATGAAAAACAGAAGTATTGTAACTCTATTATACATTATGATTGTAATGCTACCGGTCTTAAGTATGAGCTTTTTTTATTCAAAAGAATTAAAGCAAAAAGACGAAGCAGAGCGAATTGATCATGCTAAATGGGTAGCAAATATACATGAGGAGCATTGGAACACTTTAATTAGTGAATCAGTAACGATCATGGATATGCTTTCAGTCACTGCAGCATCCATTCAAGAGTATCCCAACCAATTGGATGCTATTCTTTATAAGGCAAACCAGTCAGACCCTCGTTATGGTGGTATATATTTATTAGATGCAATGGGGAATGTAATCGCCGGTAATACCCTATTATTATCAGAACAAAATTTAGCTGCCCAGCCTTACATCCAAGAGGTGATTGCTTCGAAGGATACCATTATTTCAGACCAAAATGAAATATTAACAAACGGGCAGAATGTGGTTGGTATTGCCAAACCTGTACTAAGCGATAATCAAAAACTGCTTTTTATTATCGTTGCTTACTTGAAGGTTGGCTACATCCAAAATGTAACGGAAATGTTAACCCCTGAGGACCAATTCTTTATCACAAATTCAGATAATAAAAAAATTATGCGCGTAATTGGCAATGAAAGTATTAGCATGACAGATAAATATTATTCCCTTCCAATTGAAAGAATTCCCTGGGAGATTCATGTTGTGATTCAGGAGGCTAATAAGCAGCTACTTCGTTGGAAAATGATAAATTTCGCCTTAATGATTTTAGTAATATGCCATATCGTGTACCTTTTAACCTACTACCTTCTAAAGCGAAGACAAGTCATCAAGCAAAAAAAGGAAAATGACCTTCACAAGCTCGAATTAGTTGGAACATTTGCGGCAAGTATTGCCCATGAAATACGAAATCCATTAACAGGAATAAAAGGACTTGTCCAATTATTAAGTGAAAAATACACATCAGAAAAAGACCTGACTTATTTTTCCGTAATAAACCAGGAGATTAATCGGATTAATGAAATTGTGAGCGAGTTTTTAGTTCTTGGAAAACCCTCCGTCATTAAGACGGAATCCACCAAAATAAACGAAATTCTAACAGAATTAGTACCGTTAATTGATTATGAAGCAAAACGATATCATCATGAATGTAAATTTCTGATACCAGACAATCCCATTTTTGTTCATTGTTCTAAGGACCAAATGAAACAGGTCTTGTTAAATATTTGTAAAAATGCAATTGAATCCATGCAAACAAGAGGACAGTTGACCATAAACCTTCAGTTAAAAAATAACGCATGTCAGCTTCTAATTTCTGATACGGGAATGGGCATTTCTGCTAAAGAGATGAAAAAAATATTTAAACCTTTTTATACTTCAAAAGAGACCGGCACAGGCCTCGGACTTGTTGTCTGTAAAAGAATCATTGATTCCTTTGGGGGAGAAATCACCTTTGATAGCAAAGTAAATAAAGGAACTACGGTTACAATATCTCTACCCGTAAGCGAAGCAACTCCCGATTGA
- a CDS encoding hemerythrin domain-containing protein, whose translation MEGCMSSMMGNDPVKYSEGFVKLLADHDALREQLDELLQMVHHLENQVEKAKVFTALTENVVVFFKALEAHSEKEETILFPMLETFIGKNGGPIAVMEYEHEQAKGLIQAFLAKAALLLSDVEMVSHATLVKEAHSLLNSHFMKEENVLFPMGERLFSDTEKEELFEKLSM comes from the coding sequence ATGGAAGGCTGTATGAGTTCTATGATGGGGAATGATCCAGTGAAGTATAGTGAAGGCTTCGTAAAGCTACTTGCTGACCATGATGCTTTAAGGGAGCAGTTAGACGAATTGCTTCAAATGGTTCATCACCTAGAGAATCAAGTGGAGAAGGCGAAAGTTTTTACTGCCTTAACTGAGAATGTTGTGGTCTTTTTTAAGGCTCTTGAAGCCCATTCGGAAAAAGAAGAGACGATTCTTTTCCCGATGCTAGAGACCTTTATTGGAAAAAACGGTGGACCTATTGCCGTAATGGAGTATGAGCATGAGCAGGCTAAAGGATTAATTCAAGCCTTTCTAGCAAAGGCCGCTTTATTATTGAGCGATGTGGAAATGGTATCACATGCTACGCTGGTTAAAGAGGCCCATTCGCTTTTAAACTCGCATTTTATGAAAGAGGAAAATGTGTTATTTCCGATGGGAGAAAGACTATTTAGCGATACTGAAAAAGAAGAATTATTCGAGAAACTATCTATGTAG
- a CDS encoding aspartyl-phosphate phosphatase Spo0E family protein, with translation MQDKKKTILAEIQKKREKMIELAHEKGLTNNDTIKCSQELDQLIYQYQSSFRKNRRQRGERKRNIKYMLLWSKIAITS, from the coding sequence TTGCAAGACAAGAAAAAGACCATATTAGCTGAGATTCAGAAGAAACGAGAAAAGATGATAGAATTAGCTCATGAAAAGGGTCTAACTAATAATGATACCATTAAATGCAGCCAAGAATTAGATCAGCTCATATACCAATATCAATCTTCTTTTCGCAAAAACCGTCGGCAAAGAGGTGAAAGAAAAAGGAATATAAAATATATGTTGCTTTGGTCCAAAATAGCCATTACCTCATAA
- a CDS encoding transketolase C-terminal domain-containing protein, translating into MAIKEEELKVNQYAAQTTTFESGNEMAAMAAAHINYHIMGYFPITPSTEVAQYLDQMKARGEHDIQLIAADGEHGSAGICYGAAVTGARVFNATSANGLMYMLEQLPVQAGTRFPMVLNLVTRSVSGPLDIRGDHSDLYFALNAGWPILLARTPQAVYDMNIMALKIAEHAKVRLPVIVAFDGFWTSHQKRKVNYFTDRKVVQRFVGEPALDYNFARDPKLPVTIGAHMDGPNLMNNHYQQSEAMYAVAEVYEEVASEYAKISGRDYPVLDLYHMDDAEVAVFLLNSAAESAKDVVDKLRAQGIKAGVISPNIIRPFPEKTIREALKNVKGLLIGERADSYGGHGANLTHEIKSALQSDPDNHTIVISRVFGLGGTDFYADDAEEFFKLAIDAVEKGNAEKPFDYYGVVPGNPDKALKPVIEPQHGDIYHSGLIEVTQDEETHKLKVKIPPLRALTSKPKRLGSGHGACPGCGIFGGLELFFKGIEGDVVVLYQTGCAYVTTTAYPYTSHKQTMIHNLFQNGAATLSGTVDAFLELKRRGEIEVSDDATFVMISGDGGMDIGMGSAIGTALRGHHLIMLEYDNEGYMNTGSQMSYSTPLGHMTSTTNVGRAQKGKKFHHKDTAQIMASTNIPYVFTGTEAFPQDLVKKAAKAQWYAKNVGTVYGKILIACPLNWKSNDKDGEKIVGAAVNSCFFPLYEVEQGETTITYDPEAKKKRIPVSDWLNYMGKTKHLLKEENKPILLDFEAEIERRWQILKAKHENPLL; encoded by the coding sequence ATGGCTATTAAAGAAGAAGAATTAAAAGTAAATCAATATGCTGCACAAACCACAACATTTGAATCAGGAAATGAAATGGCGGCTATGGCGGCTGCACATATTAATTACCATATTATGGGGTATTTCCCAATTACACCTTCAACAGAAGTGGCCCAGTATTTGGATCAGATGAAGGCAAGGGGAGAACATGATATTCAGTTGATTGCTGCTGATGGTGAACATGGTTCTGCAGGTATTTGTTATGGTGCTGCTGTAACGGGGGCCCGTGTATTTAATGCAACAAGTGCAAACGGTTTAATGTACATGTTGGAACAACTGCCTGTACAAGCAGGGACAAGATTTCCAATGGTGTTGAATTTAGTAACAAGATCTGTCAGCGGTCCACTTGATATTCGTGGGGACCACTCAGACCTTTACTTTGCATTAAATGCAGGTTGGCCAATTTTACTAGCTAGGACACCCCAAGCTGTTTATGATATGAATATTATGGCATTAAAAATTGCTGAGCATGCGAAAGTCCGTTTACCGGTTATTGTTGCTTTTGACGGATTTTGGACATCCCATCAGAAGAGAAAAGTAAACTATTTTACAGACCGTAAAGTCGTACAACGTTTTGTCGGTGAGCCTGCATTAGACTACAACTTTGCTCGTGATCCAAAGCTTCCTGTGACAATTGGTGCACATATGGATGGTCCAAACTTAATGAACAACCATTACCAACAATCTGAAGCGATGTATGCCGTAGCAGAAGTATATGAAGAAGTTGCTAGTGAATATGCAAAAATATCTGGCCGTGACTATCCGGTTCTTGATTTATATCACATGGATGATGCTGAAGTGGCCGTTTTCTTATTGAACTCTGCGGCAGAATCAGCAAAAGACGTTGTGGACAAATTACGTGCTCAAGGAATAAAAGCTGGTGTTATCAGTCCGAATATAATCCGTCCATTCCCTGAAAAAACCATTCGTGAAGCGTTGAAGAATGTAAAAGGATTACTAATTGGTGAGCGTGCAGATTCATATGGCGGTCATGGAGCCAATCTTACACATGAAATTAAATCAGCTCTTCAATCTGACCCGGATAATCATACGATTGTCATTAGCAGAGTATTTGGTCTTGGTGGTACTGATTTCTATGCTGATGATGCAGAGGAATTCTTTAAATTAGCCATCGATGCAGTCGAAAAAGGTAATGCAGAAAAACCATTTGATTACTATGGGGTAGTTCCAGGTAATCCAGATAAGGCTCTAAAGCCGGTTATTGAGCCACAGCATGGTGATATTTATCATTCTGGATTAATTGAAGTAACTCAGGATGAAGAAACACATAAATTAAAAGTGAAAATTCCGCCATTACGTGCATTAACCTCAAAGCCTAAACGTCTTGGTTCAGGTCATGGTGCATGTCCAGGCTGCGGGATTTTTGGCGGATTAGAGCTGTTCTTTAAAGGAATTGAAGGTGACGTAGTCGTTCTTTACCAAACTGGTTGTGCTTATGTAACAACCACTGCTTATCCTTATACTTCCCATAAACAGACCATGATTCATAATCTGTTCCAAAATGGTGCGGCCACATTGTCTGGTACAGTGGATGCTTTCCTTGAATTGAAACGCAGAGGCGAAATTGAGGTATCAGATGATGCCACATTTGTGATGATTTCCGGAGACGGTGGTATGGATATTGGGATGGGATCTGCTATCGGAACAGCACTTCGCGGTCATCATTTAATAATGTTAGAGTATGATAACGAAGGCTATATGAATACAGGCTCACAAATGTCCTATTCAACTCCATTAGGTCATATGACAAGTACAACGAATGTTGGGCGTGCGCAAAAAGGGAAGAAATTCCATCATAAAGATACGGCACAAATCATGGCATCAACCAATATTCCGTATGTCTTTACAGGCACAGAAGCATTCCCACAAGATCTTGTGAAAAAAGCCGCAAAGGCACAATGGTATGCCAAAAATGTTGGTACTGTATACGGGAAAATTTTAATTGCTTGTCCGTTAAACTGGAAATCAAATGACAAGGATGGAGAAAAAATTGTCGGGGCAGCCGTGAATTCATGCTTTTTCCCGCTTTACGAGGTCGAGCAGGGTGAAACAACGATTACGTATGATCCAGAAGCAAAAAAGAAACGTATTCCGGTTTCTGATTGGCTTAACTATATGGGTAAGACAAAGCATTTATTAAAAGAAGAGAACAAGCCTATTTTATTAGATTTCGAAGCAGAAATTGAAAGAAGATGGCAAATTCTTAAAGCTAAGCACGAAAATCCGCTTCTATAA
- a CDS encoding 2-oxoacid:acceptor oxidoreductase family protein encodes MSILPKKNELGFFEIRLESIGGLGANLAGKMLAEAGVLGLGLNGSNFASYGSEKKGSPVKSFIRYCDPDVEIRDHSPIEEPHVVGVFHEALYKTVDVVSGLVPDGIVLVNSTRDFHEVKKDLKLEYGTLAIVDALSISVEEKTKVNTAMLGALFKICDFLNPDDMRQVIRKTFEKKYPHLVEPNIRTFDRGYNEVRFKTIETPEDAKNRVFTRPTTPHGYETQALGGVVTAQANSIFKDLSGSRQGFLPEFIKDECINCAQCDTVCPDFCFVWEAGEDKRGRKQMFLKGIDYQYCKGCLKCVEACPTTALRELRETIGYADENRVKHNFPYVTGGVM; translated from the coding sequence ATGTCTATTTTGCCAAAAAAGAATGAGTTAGGTTTTTTTGAAATTCGCTTAGAATCCATCGGGGGATTGGGTGCGAATTTGGCTGGTAAAATGCTAGCAGAAGCCGGAGTACTTGGTCTCGGTTTAAACGGGTCGAACTTTGCTTCCTATGGTTCAGAAAAAAAGGGCTCACCCGTTAAGAGCTTTATTCGTTATTGTGATCCTGATGTAGAAATCCGTGACCACAGCCCAATTGAGGAGCCTCATGTAGTCGGTGTATTTCACGAGGCGTTATATAAAACGGTTGATGTTGTAAGCGGATTAGTACCTGATGGTATTGTGCTTGTCAACTCAACAAGAGATTTTCATGAGGTAAAAAAAGATTTGAAATTAGAGTATGGAACATTAGCTATTGTTGATGCTTTGAGTATCTCTGTTGAAGAGAAAACAAAAGTTAATACAGCGATGCTTGGTGCACTATTCAAAATTTGTGATTTCTTAAACCCAGATGATATGCGTCAAGTGATTCGTAAAACATTTGAAAAGAAATATCCGCATTTGGTTGAACCCAATATTCGTACATTTGATAGAGGCTATAACGAGGTTCGGTTTAAAACAATTGAAACACCCGAAGACGCCAAAAACAGAGTATTTACACGCCCAACCACACCACATGGATATGAAACACAGGCACTTGGTGGTGTAGTCACCGCACAGGCAAATAGTATCTTTAAAGATTTAAGTGGTTCAAGACAAGGGTTTTTACCGGAGTTTATTAAAGATGAATGTATTAACTGTGCTCAATGTGATACTGTTTGTCCTGATTTTTGTTTTGTTTGGGAAGCTGGCGAGGATAAGCGTGGACGTAAGCAAATGTTCCTTAAGGGGATTGATTATCAATATTGTAAAGGCTGCTTGAAATGTGTGGAAGCATGTCCGACAACAGCTTTAAGAGAATTACGAGAAACAATCGGTTATGCAGATGAAAACCGTGTGAAGCATAACTTTCCATATGTTACTGGGGGGGTAATGTGA
- a CDS encoding acyltransferase family protein: MKQREYYFDNAKFILIFFVVFGHLLRTFIEENEVIYSLYKVIYTFHMPAFILVSGFFAKSFRKKGYVIKVAKKLIVPYLVFQTIYSFFYYFLYHKPQITIDPLDPHWSLWFLISLFFWNIMLYGVARFHWKYSLTITLMAALFIGFFDSISNYLSLSRTFVFFPLFLLGYYLKKEHFYHLLNGKLRMAAGVIFLLVLVGFYLFPNLDYEWLLGSKPYAEMGVDSFTAMFTRLGVYGLSIIMMACFFALVPTKRYFFTNLGRNSLYVYLLHGFFIRLFRVSEVKNYFSDVESFLLLAVISLSLTLVLSSKTITSFAQPLIELKVSNTKELIMKLLWYVRFYRTKRWNH; this comes from the coding sequence ATGAAACAACGTGAATATTATTTCGATAATGCCAAGTTTATCTTAATTTTCTTTGTTGTATTTGGCCATTTATTAAGAACCTTTATTGAAGAAAACGAGGTGATCTATTCATTATATAAGGTCATTTACACCTTCCATATGCCCGCATTTATCTTAGTTTCTGGTTTCTTTGCCAAAAGCTTTAGAAAAAAGGGCTATGTAATCAAAGTAGCTAAAAAGCTGATTGTACCTTATCTCGTTTTTCAAACGATTTATTCTTTTTTTTACTATTTTCTTTATCACAAGCCACAGATTACCATCGATCCACTTGATCCACATTGGTCACTGTGGTTTTTAATCAGTTTATTCTTTTGGAATATCATGCTGTATGGAGTTGCACGCTTTCACTGGAAGTATTCCTTAACGATTACGCTCATGGCTGCACTCTTCATTGGTTTTTTTGATTCGATTTCTAATTATTTAAGTTTATCAAGAACTTTTGTGTTTTTCCCATTATTTTTACTAGGCTATTATTTGAAAAAGGAACATTTCTATCATTTATTAAATGGTAAATTGAGAATGGCAGCTGGAGTCATTTTCCTTTTGGTTCTTGTCGGCTTTTACCTTTTCCCTAACCTGGATTATGAATGGTTATTAGGATCAAAGCCATATGCTGAAATGGGTGTTGACTCTTTTACCGCTATGTTTACTAGGCTTGGTGTTTATGGCTTAAGTATTATTATGATGGCCTGTTTTTTTGCGCTCGTTCCGACGAAACGGTATTTTTTCACCAATTTGGGCAGAAACTCACTATATGTGTATTTGCTACATGGGTTTTTCATCCGTTTATTCCGGGTAAGCGAGGTCAAAAATTACTTTTCAGACGTCGAAAGCTTTTTACTGCTAGCAGTCATTTCACTTTCATTAACCTTAGTGTTATCAAGTAAAACCATTACATCGTTTGCTCAGCCCTTAATTGAATTAAAAGTATCGAACACAAAAGAACTAATCATGAAGCTATTATGGTATGTGAGATTTTATCGAACTAAACGTTGGAACCATTAA